A genomic segment from Glycine soja cultivar W05 chromosome 20, ASM419377v2, whole genome shotgun sequence encodes:
- the LOC114403169 gene encoding uncharacterized protein LOC114403169 isoform X5 encodes MMSMRRVRWMSLLVGLWNVGVALMGAFLILLTFRLCHASFLLPFVLVSFAALLRVLLMILTASAQQAAATLILQHSSSDLLIRLRRRAMYKKWLCLSRCSAVLIVLQFLSAAYLVLTSSHHFSTSHSNHHCLLESKWNHTPVSIFIILVSSVAVLQCFTGSDIIKWRSFYETHDHAWKCHYSEVFDHGIRETLCCLGRLQYLTTSEEDEVYSVARLLADLVAYRASGTGHMELLAALALLQSHGNSTESYEESMEAPEMKIREAEALHKFAEAAYTGPLLDVGRNPFVFPCAWLYRQGILSPWTRNRRPVLDGDNWWRGHAAAFLKYVNLPPEALRHGRVSQVKCEAAYFIVVLHQLQSVVIAIRGTETPEDLITDGLCKECTLSVDDLAGLINCNYIHSNIKKNVTSSFPHYGHSGIVEAARELFMQIEGNPEGPVVANACSEFVTSIIFGNEFSSRLSIGSIMRLRAAAITSLSQDPKADSAMIFKLAHRFLDVSKYQRNKSKAEDESEYHSGAIQEDLNHQIRRSQCETDNKAGSIEQEVQAIRKDLVTADYGEYMNPFGSEDCLNNEHEQCSLWSDTRARDHIIEIDNAEFTNPFAIDAHSNHDPVSQFIDTVPNSENPSADDPPELYLPGFVIHVVLEKKRPQTDLKTSWRMLERGKCYRAYIANRESFKDIIVSPSMFLDHLPWRCHDALQKILKAQTAKDQVTEPHII; translated from the exons ATGATGAGTATGAGAAGGGTGAGATGGATGAGCTTGCTTGTAGGACTTTGGAACGTCGGGGTTGCCCTCATGGGCGCCTTCCTCATCTTGCTCACTTTCCGCCTCTGTCATGCCTCCTTCTTGCTTCCCTTCGTCCTGGTTTCCTTCGCCGCTTTGCTTAGGGTTCTGCTCATGATTCTTACCGCTTCCGCCCAACAAGCCGCTGCCACCCTCATCCTTCAACACTCCTCCTCCGATCTCCTTATACGCCTCCGCCGAAGG GCCATGTATAAGAAATGGCTCTGCTTGAGTCGATGTTCCGCTGTCCTCATCGTGCTTCAATTTCTCTCTGCTGCTTACCTTGTCCTCACCTCTTCCCACCATTTCTCCACCTCTCATTCTAATCACCACTGTCTTTTAG AATCCAAATGGAACCACACGCCCGTATCTATATTCATCATCCTCGTCTCTTCCGTTGCCGTTCTCCAGTGCTTCACCGGATCAGATATTATCAAATGGAGGTCTTTCTATGAAACTCATGATCACGCTTGGAAATGCCACTACAGCGAGGTCTTCGATCATGGCATTCGTGAGACCTTGTGTTGTCTAGGCCGCCTCCAATACTT GACTACCTCCGAAGAAGATGAAGTCTATTCAGTTGCACGATTATTAGCTGATCTTGTTGCTTATCGCGCCTCCGGAACCGGCCATATGGAACTCTTGGCAG CTTTAGCTTTACTTCAAAGCCATGGAAACTCTACCGAATCCTATGAAGAATCCATGGAAGCACCAGAGATGAAAATTAGGGAGGCTGAAGCTCTTCATAAATTTGCTGAAGCTGCGTACACG GGTCCATTGCTTGATGTTGGACGAAATCCATTTGTATTTCCTTGTGCATGGCTGTATAGACAAGGGATTTTGTCTCCTTGGACACGAAACAG ACGACCTGTACTGGATGGTGATAACTGGTGGCGAGGTCATGCTGCAGCCTTTCTAAAGTACGTCAATTTGCCTCCAGAAGCGCTTAGACATGGGCGAGTCAGCCAG GTCAAGTGTGAAGCTGCATATTTTATTGTGGTTCTACATCAACTTCAATCTGTGGTAATTGCTATACGTGGAACTGAAACCCCAGAGGACCTAATAACTGATGGGTTATGCAAGGAATGCACCCTGTCTGTGGATGACCTGGCTGGTTTGATAAa TTGCAACTACATTCATtctaatataaagaaaaatgtgaCTTCATCATTCCCCCACTATGGGCATTCAGGCATAGTTGAGGCTGCACGAGAGCTTTTTATGCAGATTGAAGGAAATCCTGAAGGGCCTG TTGTGGCAAATGCATGTTCAGAATTTGTTACAAG CATtatatttggaaatgaattttcatCACGCCTTTCAATTGGATCCATTATGCGGCTAAGGGCAGCTGCAATCACATCACTATCGCAAGATCCTAAAGCAGATAGTGCCATGATTTTCAAACTTGCCCATAGGTTTCTAGATGTAAGCAAATATCAGAGAAATAAGTCCAAGGCAGAGGATGAATCTGAGTATCATTCAGGGGCCATCCAGGAAGATCTAAACCATCAGATCCGCAGAAGCCAGTGTGAGACTGATAATAAAG CAGGTAGCATCGAACAAGAGGTTCAGGCTATTAGAAAGGATCTTGTTACTGCTGACTATGGTGAATATATGAATCCTTTTGGAAGTGAAGATTGCCTCAATAATGAGCATGAACAATGTTCACTTTGGTCTGACACTAGGGCAAGGGATCATATCATTGAAATTGACAATGCCGAATTTACAAATCCATTTGCTATAGATGCACATTCAAATCATGATCCAGTGTCTCAGTTTATAGATACTGTTCCGAATTCTGAAAATCCATCCGCAGATGATCCCCCAGAGCTGTATCTGCCTGGTTTTGTAATTCATGTTGTACTGGAGAAGAAAAGACCTCAAACTGATCTTAAGACATCGTGGAGAATGCTAGAGAGGGGAAAATGTTATAGAGCTTACATAGCAAATAGAGAAAGCTTCAAAGATATTATTGTTTCACCATCCATGTTCCTTGACCATCTTCCTTGGAG ATGTCACGATGCCTTGCAAAAGATATTGAAAGCTCAAACTGCTAAAGATCAAGTAACGGAACCTCACATCAtctga
- the LOC114403169 gene encoding uncharacterized protein LOC114403169 isoform X3, protein MMSMRRVRWMSLLVGLWNVGVALMGAFLILLTFRLCHASFLLPFVLVSFAALLRVLLMILTASAQQAAATLILQHSSSDLLIRLRRRAMYKKWLCLSRCSAVLIVLQFLSAAYLVLTSSHHFSTSHSNHHCLLESKWNHTPVSIFIILVSSVAVLQCFTGSDIIKWRSFYETHDHAWKCHYSEVFDHGIRETLCCLGRLQYLTTSEEDEVYSVARLLADLVAYRASGTGHMELLAALALLQSHGNSTESYEESMEAPEMKIREAEALHKFAEAAYTGPLLDVGRNPFVFPCAWLYRQGILSPWTRNRRPVLDGDNWWRGHAAAFLKYVNLPPEALRHGRVSQVKCEAAYFIVVLHQLQSVVIAIRGTETPEDLITDGLCKECTLSVDDLAGLINCNYIHSNIKKNVTSSFPHYGHSGIVEAARELFMQIEGNPEGPDSESYGLLSKLLGFGCECFGYNVRIVGHSLGGAIAALLGLQLYNRYPNLHVYSYGPLPCLDLVVANACSEFVTSIIFGNEFSSRLSIGSIMRLRAAAITSLSQDPKADSAMIFKLAHRFLDVSKYQRNKSKAEDESEYHSGAIQEDLNHQIRRSQSGSIEQEVQAIRKDLVTADYGEYMNPFGSEDCLNNEHEQCSLWSDTRARDHIIEIDNAEFTNPFAIDAHSNHDPVSQFIDTVPNSENPSADDPPELYLPGFVIHVVLEKKRPQTDLKTSWRMLERGKCYRAYIANRESFKDIIVSPSMFLDHLPWRCHDALQKILKAQTAKDQVTEPHII, encoded by the exons ATGATGAGTATGAGAAGGGTGAGATGGATGAGCTTGCTTGTAGGACTTTGGAACGTCGGGGTTGCCCTCATGGGCGCCTTCCTCATCTTGCTCACTTTCCGCCTCTGTCATGCCTCCTTCTTGCTTCCCTTCGTCCTGGTTTCCTTCGCCGCTTTGCTTAGGGTTCTGCTCATGATTCTTACCGCTTCCGCCCAACAAGCCGCTGCCACCCTCATCCTTCAACACTCCTCCTCCGATCTCCTTATACGCCTCCGCCGAAGG GCCATGTATAAGAAATGGCTCTGCTTGAGTCGATGTTCCGCTGTCCTCATCGTGCTTCAATTTCTCTCTGCTGCTTACCTTGTCCTCACCTCTTCCCACCATTTCTCCACCTCTCATTCTAATCACCACTGTCTTTTAG AATCCAAATGGAACCACACGCCCGTATCTATATTCATCATCCTCGTCTCTTCCGTTGCCGTTCTCCAGTGCTTCACCGGATCAGATATTATCAAATGGAGGTCTTTCTATGAAACTCATGATCACGCTTGGAAATGCCACTACAGCGAGGTCTTCGATCATGGCATTCGTGAGACCTTGTGTTGTCTAGGCCGCCTCCAATACTT GACTACCTCCGAAGAAGATGAAGTCTATTCAGTTGCACGATTATTAGCTGATCTTGTTGCTTATCGCGCCTCCGGAACCGGCCATATGGAACTCTTGGCAG CTTTAGCTTTACTTCAAAGCCATGGAAACTCTACCGAATCCTATGAAGAATCCATGGAAGCACCAGAGATGAAAATTAGGGAGGCTGAAGCTCTTCATAAATTTGCTGAAGCTGCGTACACG GGTCCATTGCTTGATGTTGGACGAAATCCATTTGTATTTCCTTGTGCATGGCTGTATAGACAAGGGATTTTGTCTCCTTGGACACGAAACAG ACGACCTGTACTGGATGGTGATAACTGGTGGCGAGGTCATGCTGCAGCCTTTCTAAAGTACGTCAATTTGCCTCCAGAAGCGCTTAGACATGGGCGAGTCAGCCAG GTCAAGTGTGAAGCTGCATATTTTATTGTGGTTCTACATCAACTTCAATCTGTGGTAATTGCTATACGTGGAACTGAAACCCCAGAGGACCTAATAACTGATGGGTTATGCAAGGAATGCACCCTGTCTGTGGATGACCTGGCTGGTTTGATAAa TTGCAACTACATTCATtctaatataaagaaaaatgtgaCTTCATCATTCCCCCACTATGGGCATTCAGGCATAGTTGAGGCTGCACGAGAGCTTTTTATGCAGATTGAAGGAAATCCTGAAGGGCCTG ACTCGGAATCCTATGGACTTCTTTCTAAATTACTGGGATTTGGTTGTGAATGCTTTGGGTATAATGTCCGCATAGTTGGGCATTCACTTGGGGGTGCTATAGCTGCATTGCTTGGACTGCAA CTTTATAACCGCTACCCTAATCTGCATGTTTACTCATATGGGCCACTCCCATGTCTGGATTTAGTTGTGGCAAATGCATGTTCAGAATTTGTTACAAG CATtatatttggaaatgaattttcatCACGCCTTTCAATTGGATCCATTATGCGGCTAAGGGCAGCTGCAATCACATCACTATCGCAAGATCCTAAAGCAGATAGTGCCATGATTTTCAAACTTGCCCATAGGTTTCTAGATGTAAGCAAATATCAGAGAAATAAGTCCAAGGCAGAGGATGAATCTGAGTATCATTCAGGGGCCATCCAGGAAGATCTAAACCATCAGATCCGCAGAAGCCAGT CAGGTAGCATCGAACAAGAGGTTCAGGCTATTAGAAAGGATCTTGTTACTGCTGACTATGGTGAATATATGAATCCTTTTGGAAGTGAAGATTGCCTCAATAATGAGCATGAACAATGTTCACTTTGGTCTGACACTAGGGCAAGGGATCATATCATTGAAATTGACAATGCCGAATTTACAAATCCATTTGCTATAGATGCACATTCAAATCATGATCCAGTGTCTCAGTTTATAGATACTGTTCCGAATTCTGAAAATCCATCCGCAGATGATCCCCCAGAGCTGTATCTGCCTGGTTTTGTAATTCATGTTGTACTGGAGAAGAAAAGACCTCAAACTGATCTTAAGACATCGTGGAGAATGCTAGAGAGGGGAAAATGTTATAGAGCTTACATAGCAAATAGAGAAAGCTTCAAAGATATTATTGTTTCACCATCCATGTTCCTTGACCATCTTCCTTGGAG ATGTCACGATGCCTTGCAAAAGATATTGAAAGCTCAAACTGCTAAAGATCAAGTAACGGAACCTCACATCAtctga
- the LOC114403169 gene encoding uncharacterized protein LOC114403169 isoform X2 encodes MMSMRRVRWMSLLVGLWNVGVALMGAFLILLTFRLCHASFLLPFVLVSFAALLRVLLMILTASAQQAAATLILQHSSSDLLIRLRRRAMYKKWLCLSRCSAVLIVLQFLSAAYLVLTSSHHFSTSHSNHHCLLESKWNHTPVSIFIILVSSVAVLQCFTGSDIIKWRSFYETHDHAWKCHYSEVFDHGIRETLCCLGRLQYLTTSEEDEVYSVARLLADLVAYRASGTGHMELLAALALLQSHGNSTESYEESMEAPEMKIREAEALHKFAEAAYTGPLLDVGRNPFVFPCAWLYRQGILSPWTRNRRPVLDGDNWWRGHAAAFLKYVNLPPEALRHGRVSQVKCEAAYFIVVLHQLQSVVIAIRGTETPEDLITDGLCKECTLSVDDLAGLINCNYIHSNIKKNVTSSFPHYGHSGIVEAARELFMQIEGNPEGPDSESYGLLSKLLGFGCECFGYNVRIVGHSLGGAIAALLGLQLYNRYPNLHVYSYGPLPCLDLVVANACSEFVTSIIFGNEFSSRLSIGSIMRLRAAAITSLSQDPKADSAMIFKLAHRFLDVSKYQRNKSKAEDESEYHSGAIQEDLNHQIRRSQCETDNKGSIEQEVQAIRKDLVTADYGEYMNPFGSEDCLNNEHEQCSLWSDTRARDHIIEIDNAEFTNPFAIDAHSNHDPVSQFIDTVPNSENPSADDPPELYLPGFVIHVVLEKKRPQTDLKTSWRMLERGKCYRAYIANRESFKDIIVSPSMFLDHLPWRCHDALQKILKAQTAKDQVTEPHII; translated from the exons ATGATGAGTATGAGAAGGGTGAGATGGATGAGCTTGCTTGTAGGACTTTGGAACGTCGGGGTTGCCCTCATGGGCGCCTTCCTCATCTTGCTCACTTTCCGCCTCTGTCATGCCTCCTTCTTGCTTCCCTTCGTCCTGGTTTCCTTCGCCGCTTTGCTTAGGGTTCTGCTCATGATTCTTACCGCTTCCGCCCAACAAGCCGCTGCCACCCTCATCCTTCAACACTCCTCCTCCGATCTCCTTATACGCCTCCGCCGAAGG GCCATGTATAAGAAATGGCTCTGCTTGAGTCGATGTTCCGCTGTCCTCATCGTGCTTCAATTTCTCTCTGCTGCTTACCTTGTCCTCACCTCTTCCCACCATTTCTCCACCTCTCATTCTAATCACCACTGTCTTTTAG AATCCAAATGGAACCACACGCCCGTATCTATATTCATCATCCTCGTCTCTTCCGTTGCCGTTCTCCAGTGCTTCACCGGATCAGATATTATCAAATGGAGGTCTTTCTATGAAACTCATGATCACGCTTGGAAATGCCACTACAGCGAGGTCTTCGATCATGGCATTCGTGAGACCTTGTGTTGTCTAGGCCGCCTCCAATACTT GACTACCTCCGAAGAAGATGAAGTCTATTCAGTTGCACGATTATTAGCTGATCTTGTTGCTTATCGCGCCTCCGGAACCGGCCATATGGAACTCTTGGCAG CTTTAGCTTTACTTCAAAGCCATGGAAACTCTACCGAATCCTATGAAGAATCCATGGAAGCACCAGAGATGAAAATTAGGGAGGCTGAAGCTCTTCATAAATTTGCTGAAGCTGCGTACACG GGTCCATTGCTTGATGTTGGACGAAATCCATTTGTATTTCCTTGTGCATGGCTGTATAGACAAGGGATTTTGTCTCCTTGGACACGAAACAG ACGACCTGTACTGGATGGTGATAACTGGTGGCGAGGTCATGCTGCAGCCTTTCTAAAGTACGTCAATTTGCCTCCAGAAGCGCTTAGACATGGGCGAGTCAGCCAG GTCAAGTGTGAAGCTGCATATTTTATTGTGGTTCTACATCAACTTCAATCTGTGGTAATTGCTATACGTGGAACTGAAACCCCAGAGGACCTAATAACTGATGGGTTATGCAAGGAATGCACCCTGTCTGTGGATGACCTGGCTGGTTTGATAAa TTGCAACTACATTCATtctaatataaagaaaaatgtgaCTTCATCATTCCCCCACTATGGGCATTCAGGCATAGTTGAGGCTGCACGAGAGCTTTTTATGCAGATTGAAGGAAATCCTGAAGGGCCTG ACTCGGAATCCTATGGACTTCTTTCTAAATTACTGGGATTTGGTTGTGAATGCTTTGGGTATAATGTCCGCATAGTTGGGCATTCACTTGGGGGTGCTATAGCTGCATTGCTTGGACTGCAA CTTTATAACCGCTACCCTAATCTGCATGTTTACTCATATGGGCCACTCCCATGTCTGGATTTAGTTGTGGCAAATGCATGTTCAGAATTTGTTACAAG CATtatatttggaaatgaattttcatCACGCCTTTCAATTGGATCCATTATGCGGCTAAGGGCAGCTGCAATCACATCACTATCGCAAGATCCTAAAGCAGATAGTGCCATGATTTTCAAACTTGCCCATAGGTTTCTAGATGTAAGCAAATATCAGAGAAATAAGTCCAAGGCAGAGGATGAATCTGAGTATCATTCAGGGGCCATCCAGGAAGATCTAAACCATCAGATCCGCAGAAGCCAGTGTGAGACTGATAATAAAG GTAGCATCGAACAAGAGGTTCAGGCTATTAGAAAGGATCTTGTTACTGCTGACTATGGTGAATATATGAATCCTTTTGGAAGTGAAGATTGCCTCAATAATGAGCATGAACAATGTTCACTTTGGTCTGACACTAGGGCAAGGGATCATATCATTGAAATTGACAATGCCGAATTTACAAATCCATTTGCTATAGATGCACATTCAAATCATGATCCAGTGTCTCAGTTTATAGATACTGTTCCGAATTCTGAAAATCCATCCGCAGATGATCCCCCAGAGCTGTATCTGCCTGGTTTTGTAATTCATGTTGTACTGGAGAAGAAAAGACCTCAAACTGATCTTAAGACATCGTGGAGAATGCTAGAGAGGGGAAAATGTTATAGAGCTTACATAGCAAATAGAGAAAGCTTCAAAGATATTATTGTTTCACCATCCATGTTCCTTGACCATCTTCCTTGGAG ATGTCACGATGCCTTGCAAAAGATATTGAAAGCTCAAACTGCTAAAGATCAAGTAACGGAACCTCACATCAtctga
- the LOC114403169 gene encoding uncharacterized protein LOC114403169 isoform X4 — MMSMRRVRWMSLLVGLWNVGVALMGAFLILLTFRLCHASFLLPFVLVSFAALLRVLLMILTASAQQAAATLILQHSSSDLLIRLRRRAMYKKWLCLSRCSAVLIVLQFLSAAYLVLTSSHHFSTSHSNHHCLLESKWNHTPVSIFIILVSSVAVLQCFTGSDIIKWRSFYETHDHAWKCHYSEVFDHGIRETLCCLGRLQYLTTSEEDEVYSVARLLADLVAYRASGTGHMELLAALALLQSHGNSTESYEESMEAPEMKIREAEALHKFAEAAYTGPLLDVGRNPFVFPCAWLYRQGILSPWTRNRRPVLDGDNWWRGHAAAFLKYVNLPPEALRHGRVSQVKCEAAYFIVVLHQLQSVVIAIRGTETPEDLITDGLCKECTLSVDDLAGLINCNYIHSNIKKNVTSSFPHYGHSGIVEAARELFMQIEGNPEGPDSESYGLLSKLLGFGCECFGYNVRIVGHSLGGAIAALLGLQLYNRYPNLHVYSYGPLPCLDLVVANACSEFVTSIIFGNEFSSRLSIGSIMRLRAAAITSLSQDPKADSAMIFKLAHRFLDVSKYQRNKSKAEDESEYHSGAIQEDLNHQIRRSQCSIEQEVQAIRKDLVTADYGEYMNPFGSEDCLNNEHEQCSLWSDTRARDHIIEIDNAEFTNPFAIDAHSNHDPVSQFIDTVPNSENPSADDPPELYLPGFVIHVVLEKKRPQTDLKTSWRMLERGKCYRAYIANRESFKDIIVSPSMFLDHLPWRCHDALQKILKAQTAKDQVTEPHII; from the exons ATGATGAGTATGAGAAGGGTGAGATGGATGAGCTTGCTTGTAGGACTTTGGAACGTCGGGGTTGCCCTCATGGGCGCCTTCCTCATCTTGCTCACTTTCCGCCTCTGTCATGCCTCCTTCTTGCTTCCCTTCGTCCTGGTTTCCTTCGCCGCTTTGCTTAGGGTTCTGCTCATGATTCTTACCGCTTCCGCCCAACAAGCCGCTGCCACCCTCATCCTTCAACACTCCTCCTCCGATCTCCTTATACGCCTCCGCCGAAGG GCCATGTATAAGAAATGGCTCTGCTTGAGTCGATGTTCCGCTGTCCTCATCGTGCTTCAATTTCTCTCTGCTGCTTACCTTGTCCTCACCTCTTCCCACCATTTCTCCACCTCTCATTCTAATCACCACTGTCTTTTAG AATCCAAATGGAACCACACGCCCGTATCTATATTCATCATCCTCGTCTCTTCCGTTGCCGTTCTCCAGTGCTTCACCGGATCAGATATTATCAAATGGAGGTCTTTCTATGAAACTCATGATCACGCTTGGAAATGCCACTACAGCGAGGTCTTCGATCATGGCATTCGTGAGACCTTGTGTTGTCTAGGCCGCCTCCAATACTT GACTACCTCCGAAGAAGATGAAGTCTATTCAGTTGCACGATTATTAGCTGATCTTGTTGCTTATCGCGCCTCCGGAACCGGCCATATGGAACTCTTGGCAG CTTTAGCTTTACTTCAAAGCCATGGAAACTCTACCGAATCCTATGAAGAATCCATGGAAGCACCAGAGATGAAAATTAGGGAGGCTGAAGCTCTTCATAAATTTGCTGAAGCTGCGTACACG GGTCCATTGCTTGATGTTGGACGAAATCCATTTGTATTTCCTTGTGCATGGCTGTATAGACAAGGGATTTTGTCTCCTTGGACACGAAACAG ACGACCTGTACTGGATGGTGATAACTGGTGGCGAGGTCATGCTGCAGCCTTTCTAAAGTACGTCAATTTGCCTCCAGAAGCGCTTAGACATGGGCGAGTCAGCCAG GTCAAGTGTGAAGCTGCATATTTTATTGTGGTTCTACATCAACTTCAATCTGTGGTAATTGCTATACGTGGAACTGAAACCCCAGAGGACCTAATAACTGATGGGTTATGCAAGGAATGCACCCTGTCTGTGGATGACCTGGCTGGTTTGATAAa TTGCAACTACATTCATtctaatataaagaaaaatgtgaCTTCATCATTCCCCCACTATGGGCATTCAGGCATAGTTGAGGCTGCACGAGAGCTTTTTATGCAGATTGAAGGAAATCCTGAAGGGCCTG ACTCGGAATCCTATGGACTTCTTTCTAAATTACTGGGATTTGGTTGTGAATGCTTTGGGTATAATGTCCGCATAGTTGGGCATTCACTTGGGGGTGCTATAGCTGCATTGCTTGGACTGCAA CTTTATAACCGCTACCCTAATCTGCATGTTTACTCATATGGGCCACTCCCATGTCTGGATTTAGTTGTGGCAAATGCATGTTCAGAATTTGTTACAAG CATtatatttggaaatgaattttcatCACGCCTTTCAATTGGATCCATTATGCGGCTAAGGGCAGCTGCAATCACATCACTATCGCAAGATCCTAAAGCAGATAGTGCCATGATTTTCAAACTTGCCCATAGGTTTCTAGATGTAAGCAAATATCAGAGAAATAAGTCCAAGGCAGAGGATGAATCTGAGTATCATTCAGGGGCCATCCAGGAAGATCTAAACCATCAGATCCGCAGAAGCCAGT GTAGCATCGAACAAGAGGTTCAGGCTATTAGAAAGGATCTTGTTACTGCTGACTATGGTGAATATATGAATCCTTTTGGAAGTGAAGATTGCCTCAATAATGAGCATGAACAATGTTCACTTTGGTCTGACACTAGGGCAAGGGATCATATCATTGAAATTGACAATGCCGAATTTACAAATCCATTTGCTATAGATGCACATTCAAATCATGATCCAGTGTCTCAGTTTATAGATACTGTTCCGAATTCTGAAAATCCATCCGCAGATGATCCCCCAGAGCTGTATCTGCCTGGTTTTGTAATTCATGTTGTACTGGAGAAGAAAAGACCTCAAACTGATCTTAAGACATCGTGGAGAATGCTAGAGAGGGGAAAATGTTATAGAGCTTACATAGCAAATAGAGAAAGCTTCAAAGATATTATTGTTTCACCATCCATGTTCCTTGACCATCTTCCTTGGAG ATGTCACGATGCCTTGCAAAAGATATTGAAAGCTCAAACTGCTAAAGATCAAGTAACGGAACCTCACATCAtctga